The Methanothrix sp. genome includes a window with the following:
- a CDS encoding phenylalanine--tRNA ligase subunit alpha, which translates to MASERDLRILEAISDGCSSPQEIADRLQVKTEAVLSAAESLAESGLISVDKRVIERFSLTEEGRRYAREGLPERRLIDIIGDGKPLSDLQDPALKIAIGWARKKGWVRIDKGVLRPLGRPAEGEDEIALKMLLEGEKSRSELGSAIDLLIKRGLVTSSRSKSWRYKITDEGKRVLSQSKDIISKTAGYGAAVTLVKEISQLTPEIIKSGAWRGARFRPYNVRVPGETIYPGKIHPYRRLMDRMRRIMLEMGFTEIKGEIIQSSFWNFDALFQPQDHPAREMQDTFYLDSRAEIPDYRSVKEMHEHGGRIGSTGWGGVWDPEIARQEVLRTHTTAITIKYLADNPDPPVKAFCIDRVYRREAIDATHTPEFEQLEGVVMDRGVTFSNLLGILKEFYSKMGFEEVRFRPGYFPYTEPSVEPEVWIDGLGWVELGGAGVFRREVTAPFGIEHPVLAWGLGVSRLAMLRLGLKDLRLLYQPDIGWLRDTPVSVFRGV; encoded by the coding sequence ATGGCATCGGAGAGAGATTTGAGGATTCTTGAGGCCATATCAGATGGATGTTCGAGCCCGCAGGAGATCGCTGATCGCCTCCAGGTGAAGACAGAGGCTGTTCTGTCAGCAGCGGAATCTCTTGCAGAGAGCGGGCTCATCAGTGTGGACAAAAGGGTTATAGAGCGTTTCTCGCTGACCGAGGAGGGGAGACGATATGCGCGTGAAGGTCTCCCTGAGAGAAGGCTCATCGATATCATAGGCGATGGTAAACCGTTATCCGATCTACAGGATCCGGCGCTGAAGATCGCCATAGGATGGGCCCGAAAGAAGGGCTGGGTCCGGATCGATAAGGGTGTTCTTAGGCCGCTCGGCAGACCTGCTGAGGGAGAGGATGAGATCGCGCTCAAAATGCTTCTTGAGGGAGAGAAGAGCAGGTCGGAGCTCGGCAGCGCCATCGATCTGCTGATCAAAAGAGGTCTTGTGACCTCGAGCAGGAGCAAGAGCTGGAGGTACAAGATAACAGATGAGGGGAAGCGGGTGCTATCTCAGAGCAAGGATATCATTTCTAAAACTGCTGGATACGGCGCAGCTGTTACTCTGGTAAAGGAGATCTCCCAGCTCACCCCTGAGATCATAAAGAGCGGCGCATGGAGGGGAGCGAGATTCAGGCCATACAACGTGAGGGTGCCGGGGGAGACGATCTATCCCGGGAAGATCCACCCCTACAGGCGTTTGATGGATCGGATGAGACGGATCATGCTTGAGATGGGGTTCACGGAGATAAAGGGAGAGATAATACAGTCAAGCTTCTGGAACTTCGATGCACTCTTCCAGCCACAGGACCATCCGGCCAGGGAGATGCAGGACACGTTCTATCTGGACAGCAGGGCTGAGATCCCTGATTACAGAAGTGTGAAGGAGATGCACGAGCACGGCGGCAGGATAGGTTCCACAGGATGGGGCGGCGTTTGGGATCCGGAGATCGCCAGGCAGGAGGTCCTCAGGACGCACACAACCGCGATAACAATAAAGTATCTGGCAGACAACCCCGATCCTCCGGTCAAGGCATTCTGCATAGATCGCGTTTACAGGCGTGAGGCCATCGATGCGACTCACACCCCTGAGTTCGAGCAGCTTGAGGGGGTTGTGATGGACAGGGGCGTAACGTTCAGCAATCTTCTCGGAATATTAAAGGAGTTTTACTCAAAGATGGGATTCGAGGAGGTCAGGTTCAGGCCCGGATACTTCCCGTACACAGAGCCGAGCGTCGAGCCCGAGGTCTGGATAGATGGGCTGGGCTGGGTGGAGCTCGGGGGCGCTGGCGTCTTCAGGCGCGAGGTGACCGCGCCATTCGGAATAGAGCATCCAGTGCTCGCATGGGGTCTGGGTGTGAGCAGGCTGGCGATGCTCCGGCTGGGCCTGAAGGATCTGAGGCTTCTCTACCAGCCAGATATCGGATGGCTGCGGGATACTCCCGTATCTGTCTTCAGGGGTGTCTGA
- a CDS encoding creatininase family protein, with protein sequence MILGEMSWPEIEKGLMKTRTVILPVGAVEEHGPHLPTTTDTIQAMEVAYEVARRRGVFVAPPVHYGICRSTRGFPGTVSVGFSALRDYVYDILLGFHESNFRCVMVLSGHAGGQHMAALKEACQSAVNSTDLRVSLLTDFDLIRCDTPGDGHAGDIETSRMLLHRPDLVRGLPAASHPERPRYLILRSVREFMGDGIMGDPSRASAEKGVRYFEMAVQGVLEALDELEGCSAE encoded by the coding sequence ATGATCCTCGGGGAGATGAGCTGGCCTGAGATAGAGAAAGGGCTGATGAAGACAAGGACAGTGATACTGCCAGTTGGAGCTGTCGAGGAGCACGGCCCGCATCTTCCGACCACCACAGACACAATCCAGGCGATGGAGGTGGCTTACGAGGTCGCCAGGAGGCGCGGAGTCTTCGTTGCGCCGCCGGTGCACTACGGCATATGCAGGAGCACAAGGGGCTTCCCCGGAACGGTGAGCGTCGGATTCAGCGCCCTCAGGGATTATGTGTACGACATTCTTCTCGGTTTCCACGAGAGCAACTTCAGGTGTGTGATGGTTCTATCGGGGCATGCCGGAGGACAGCATATGGCCGCTCTCAAAGAGGCATGCCAGAGCGCTGTGAACAGCACAGATCTCAGAGTCAGCCTGCTGACAGACTTTGATCTCATAAGGTGTGATACTCCGGGGGATGGCCACGCGGGAGATATCGAGACGTCAAGAATGCTGCTCCACAGGCCGGATCTTGTCAGGGGCCTCCCGGCCGCGAGCCATCCAGAGCGCCCCAGGTACCTGATCCTGAGATCGGTGCGGGAGTTCATGGGCGATGGGATCATGGGTGATCCTAGCAGGGCGAGCGCCGAGAAGGGGGTCAGGTACTTCGAGATGGCTGTGCAGGGCGTTCTGGAGGCGCTGGACGAGCTGGAGGGGTGCTCAGCTGAGTGA